A segment of the Thermodesulfobacteriota bacterium genome:
ATTGAGCCCTTCATCGATGAGCAGGTAAGAGAGGGAACAATTTCTTACGGAGTGTCAGCTTACGGCTATGATATTAGAGTTAGCAGAGAATTTAAAATTTTCACGAATATTAACAACTCAATTGTTGATCCCAAAAGTTTTGATGACAAATCCTTTGTCGAAATTGAAGCAGACGAATGCATCATTCCTCCAAACTCCTTTGCGCTTGCCAGAACGGTTGAGTACTTCAGGATACCAAGAAGCGTGATTACTCTGTGCGTTGGTAAGTCCACATATGCAAGATGCGGTATCATCGTTAACGTTACTCCTTTTGAGCCTGAGTGGGAAGGATATGTTACTCTAGAGATCTCAAATACAACTCCTCTCCCAGCAAAAATCTATGCAATGGAAGGCATAGCTCAGGTGCTGTTTTTTGAGTCTGATGATATCTGCGATACCTCTTATGCGGATAAAAAAGGAAAGTATCAAAAACAGGTTGGTATCACACCTCCAAAACTATAAAATTCAACTCTGAAAAGCACCTTTTGCACGCCTGTAAAGTCCCTAGATTGTTCATTTATTTTAGCCTATTGCTAATTCATTGCTAATGCTCTCAAACCCCCTGATTTTATTTCCCTTTTAGGGTTATTCGTGTTATAATAGTGCATTATTTTTTCCCGCCTTTCAGTCAACACGGAGGTAGCAAAATTTGGAAGTAAAGAGAGACCCGGAGGATACTATTCCTACAAAAAATGACAGCTCTTATAGCGCCGAACAAATCAAGGTTCTACCCGGTTTAGAAGCCGTTAGAAAACGCCCTGATATGTATATTGGCGACACCAGTTCAAGGGGTTTTCATCACCTTGTTTTTGAAGTTCTTGATAACAGCGTTGACGAAGCTCTTGCAGGTTTCTGCGATAAAATCGTAGTCACTATCCATGTCGACGGCAGCCTCACAGTTGAAGACAATGGGCGCGGAATTCCTGTGGATAAACACGAGGAAACTGGAAAATCTGCGGCTGAAGTTGTTATGACAATGCTTCATGCCGGCGGAAAGTTTGAAGGTAAAGTCTATCAGGTCTCTGGCGGACTACACGGAGTGGGCGTGACCGTAGTTAATGCGCTATCTGAATACCTTGTTCTTGAGATCAGAAGAGAAGGAAAGGTTTGGTATCAAAGATACGAGCGAAGCGAGGCAGTAACAGAGCTTAAATCTACTGGGAAAACTGACAGGTCCGGGACCAAAATTAGATTTAAACCCGATGATACGATATTTGAAGTAACTGAGTTTAACTACGACACACTTGCTCATAGGATAAGAGAGCTTGCGTTTTTAAACAAAGGGCTAG
Coding sequences within it:
- the dcd gene encoding dCTP deaminase, translated to MSVRPDHWIKKMAQEHKMIEPFIDEQVREGTISYGVSAYGYDIRVSREFKIFTNINNSIVDPKSFDDKSFVEIEADECIIPPNSFALARTVEYFRIPRSVITLCVGKSTYARCGIIVNVTPFEPEWEGYVTLEISNTTPLPAKIYAMEGIAQVLFFESDDICDTSYADKKGKYQKQVGITPPKL
- a CDS encoding ATP-binding protein — its product is MEVKRDPEDTIPTKNDSSYSAEQIKVLPGLEAVRKRPDMYIGDTSSRGFHHLVFEVLDNSVDEALAGFCDKIVVTIHVDGSLTVEDNGRGIPVDKHEETGKSAAEVVMTMLHAGGKFEGKVYQVSGGLHGVGVTVVNALSEYLVLEIRREGKVWYQRYERSEAVTELKSTGKTDRSGTKIRFKPDDTIFEVTEFNYDTLAHRIRELAFLNKGLVIQIVDERTGKDQEFYYEGGIVAFIDELNRNKKPLHPEPIYVSGEKDDIIVEVALQYNDSYSETIFSYANNINNIEGGTHLTGFRGALTRTVNKYAEDKGLVKNAKVSLSGE